One window of the Rufibacter radiotolerans genome contains the following:
- the typA gene encoding translational GTPase TypA — protein MQSIRNIAIIAHVDHGKTTLVDKIIHASKIFDAHQHFDDLILDNNDLERERGITIVSKNVSVRYNNVKINIIDTPGHADFGGEVERVLKMADGVLLLVDAFEGPMPQTRFVLGKAIQLGLKPIVVVNKVDKENCRPDEVHEMVFDLMFNLDATEDQLDFVTLYGSSKQGWMSTDYLKPTDNIIPLLDAIVDVIPPAPSEQGTPQMQITSLDYSSFVGRIAIGRVKRGTITEGANMSLCKRDGSIKKVKIKELQVFEGLGRVKVESVSAGEICAVTGIEGFEIGDTLADFENPEPLERISIDEPTMNMLFTINNSPFFGKEGKFVTSRHLRDRLFKEMEKNLALRVDETDKEDTFLVYGRGILHLSVLIETMRREGYEFQVGQPQVIFKEIDGQKMEPMEHLVVDVPEESAGKVIELVTQRKGDLTIMEPKGDLQHLEFNIPARGLIGLRNNVLTATAGEAIMNHRFQSYEPFKGTIPGRINGSLIAMETGPGTAYSIDKLQDRGVFFVDPGEEVYMGQVIGEHSRQNDLTVNIQKGKQLTNMRASGSDNNVKIVPKKQFSLEEGMEYIQKDELLEVTPKSIRMRKIYLDENERKRWGNN, from the coding sequence ATGCAAAGTATCCGCAACATCGCGATTATTGCCCACGTGGACCACGGTAAGACCACGCTGGTAGACAAAATCATCCACGCCTCAAAAATTTTTGACGCCCACCAACACTTCGACGACCTTATCCTGGACAACAATGACCTGGAGCGGGAGCGCGGTATCACCATCGTTTCCAAGAACGTATCGGTGCGTTACAACAATGTTAAAATCAACATTATTGATACGCCTGGTCACGCCGACTTTGGAGGTGAGGTAGAGCGCGTGTTGAAAATGGCCGACGGTGTTCTTTTGTTGGTAGATGCCTTTGAAGGCCCTATGCCACAGACCCGTTTCGTGCTTGGTAAAGCTATCCAGTTAGGCCTGAAGCCAATTGTGGTGGTAAACAAAGTGGACAAGGAAAACTGCCGTCCAGACGAGGTACACGAAATGGTCTTCGACCTGATGTTCAACCTGGACGCCACCGAAGATCAGTTAGATTTCGTGACCCTGTACGGTTCCAGCAAGCAAGGCTGGATGAGCACAGACTACCTGAAACCTACTGATAACATCATCCCTCTTTTAGATGCCATTGTTGACGTCATTCCTCCGGCTCCTTCTGAGCAAGGAACGCCTCAGATGCAGATCACTTCTTTGGACTACTCCTCGTTTGTGGGTCGTATTGCCATTGGCCGTGTGAAGCGTGGCACCATCACCGAAGGCGCTAACATGAGCCTTTGCAAGCGTGACGGTTCTATCAAGAAAGTAAAAATCAAAGAACTTCAGGTATTTGAAGGCCTGGGTCGCGTGAAAGTAGAATCTGTTTCTGCTGGCGAGATCTGTGCCGTAACCGGTATTGAAGGCTTTGAAATTGGCGATACTCTGGCGGATTTTGAGAACCCAGAGCCATTAGAGCGCATCTCTATTGATGAGCCTACCATGAACATGTTGTTCACCATCAACAACTCTCCTTTCTTCGGGAAAGAGGGCAAGTTTGTAACATCGCGCCACTTACGTGACCGTCTGTTCAAAGAGATGGAGAAAAACCTGGCTCTGCGTGTTGACGAGACCGATAAAGAAGATACCTTCTTAGTGTACGGACGTGGTATTCTCCATTTGTCTGTACTGATTGAAACCATGCGCCGCGAGGGCTACGAATTCCAGGTAGGCCAGCCACAGGTTATCTTCAAGGAAATTGACGGCCAGAAAATGGAGCCAATGGAGCACTTGGTGGTTGACGTTCCTGAAGAATCTGCCGGTAAGGTGATTGAGTTGGTAACCCAACGTAAAGGTGACCTGACCATCATGGAGCCGAAGGGCGACTTACAGCACTTAGAGTTCAACATTCCTGCGCGTGGCCTGATTGGTCTGCGTAACAACGTGTTGACTGCTACTGCTGGTGAGGCCATCATGAACCACCGCTTCCAGAGTTATGAGCCTTTCAAAGGCACTATCCCGGGTCGTATCAACGGTTCGTTGATCGCGATGGAAACTGGCCCAGGAACGGCTTACTCTATTGACAAACTTCAGGACCGCGGCGTATTCTTCGTTGATCCGGGTGAAGAGGTGTACATGGGCCAGGTAATTGGAGAGCACTCTCGCCAGAATGACCTGACGGTGAACATCCAGAAAGGAAAGCAGCTGACCAACATGCGTGCTTCCGGCTCTGACAACAACGTGAAGATTGTTCCTAAGAAGCAATTCTCTTTGGAGGAAGGCATGGAGTACATCCAGAAAGATGAGCTTTTGGAGGTAACGCCTAAGAGCATTAGAATGCGTAAAATCTACTTAGACGAGAACGAGCGCAAGCGCTGGGGAAACAACTAA
- the msrB gene encoding peptide-methionine (R)-S-oxide reductase MsrB gives MKTPIIFSLLAFVWLFSGCAQQEPARTTASSGQQTLTAQQTQNLNRTNLLDALPKTDEEWKKILTSEQYYVLREKGTERAFSGPLNNNKQKGIYSCAACGNPMFSSDTKFDSGTGWPSFFKPLNSAAVLEEPDTSDGMLRTEVLCARCGGHLGHVFDDGPKPTGLRYCLNSVALKFTKN, from the coding sequence ATGAAAACTCCCATCATATTTTCCCTTTTGGCCTTTGTCTGGCTATTCTCTGGCTGCGCGCAGCAGGAACCCGCCCGCACCACGGCCTCCTCTGGCCAGCAAACGCTCACCGCGCAGCAAACCCAGAACCTGAACCGCACCAACCTGCTGGATGCCTTGCCCAAGACTGATGAAGAGTGGAAGAAGATCCTGACCTCTGAGCAGTATTATGTGCTCCGCGAAAAAGGCACCGAGCGGGCGTTCAGCGGACCTTTGAACAATAACAAGCAGAAAGGCATCTATTCCTGCGCCGCCTGCGGAAACCCCATGTTCAGCTCAGATACCAAGTTTGACTCTGGCACCGGCTGGCCCAGTTTCTTTAAACCCCTCAACAGCGCGGCTGTGCTGGAAGAACCAGACACCAGTGATGGGATGCTGCGCACCGAGGTACTATGCGCCCGCTGCGGTGGTCACCTGGGGCACGTGTTTGATGACGGACCCAAGCCCACCGGCCTAAGATACTGCCTCAATTCCGTAGCCCTTAAATTCACCAAGAACTAA
- a CDS encoding oxidoreductase, translated as MRETATNKIKVGLIGFGMAGRIFHGPFIQLVDGLELIRIRESREENIQIAHSRYPQAQITAQADDIMNDPAIDLVVVATPNTSHYSLAKQALLAGKHVVVEKPFTTTTQEADELIQLARQQNKILTVYHNRRWDSDFKTVQKVVNTGMLGNLVEYKAHFDRFRPTLKGNTWKEEDTPGSGIVFDLGSHLIDQALVLFGKPNEISADVRIQRPQSPVIDKFEAHLYYDQVTVTLSAGLLVRELSPRYTLHGDQGSFLKYGMDVQEKALNDGLLPHLAPDWGVEPESIWGHLNTEHKGLHFQGKIESETGHYRSFYENVYQAIVGEAPLAVTPEQARDVIRVVELITLSNAEKRRVAFG; from the coding sequence ATGCGTGAGACAGCAACAAATAAAATAAAAGTAGGCCTGATTGGCTTCGGGATGGCCGGCCGCATTTTCCATGGACCTTTCATTCAGTTAGTAGACGGGTTAGAACTGATAAGAATACGGGAGTCTCGGGAAGAAAACATCCAGATTGCCCACAGCCGCTATCCCCAGGCCCAGATCACTGCGCAGGCCGATGATATTATGAATGACCCGGCTATTGACCTGGTGGTGGTGGCCACGCCTAACACCTCGCACTACAGCCTGGCCAAACAGGCGCTCCTGGCTGGAAAGCACGTGGTGGTGGAAAAGCCGTTTACCACCACCACCCAGGAAGCCGATGAACTGATCCAACTGGCCCGCCAGCAAAACAAAATCCTTACGGTATACCACAACCGCCGCTGGGACAGTGATTTCAAGACGGTACAGAAAGTGGTAAATACCGGCATGCTGGGCAACCTGGTAGAGTACAAAGCCCATTTCGACCGCTTCCGGCCCACCCTAAAAGGCAACACCTGGAAAGAGGAAGACACGCCCGGCTCCGGTATTGTCTTTGACCTGGGTTCGCATTTAATTGACCAGGCGCTGGTGCTGTTCGGGAAGCCCAATGAGATTTCTGCCGATGTCCGGATTCAGCGGCCCCAAAGCCCCGTGATAGATAAGTTTGAAGCCCACCTTTACTATGATCAAGTCACAGTTACGCTCTCAGCGGGATTGCTGGTGCGCGAGCTGAGCCCGCGTTACACCCTGCATGGCGACCAAGGCTCTTTCCTGAAATACGGCATGGACGTGCAGGAGAAAGCCCTCAACGACGGCCTGCTCCCGCACCTGGCTCCTGATTGGGGCGTAGAGCCGGAAAGCATCTGGGGCCACCTCAACACCGAACACAAAGGGCTGCACTTCCAGGGCAAAATTGAAAGTGAAACCGGTCATTACCGCAGCTTCTATGAAAACGTGTACCAAGCTATTGTGGGGGAAGCCCCGCTGGCCGTTACCCCTGAACAGGCGCGTGATGTAATTAGGGTGGTGGAGTTGATTACGCTGAGCAATGCTGAGAAAAGGAGAGTCGCTTTTGGGTAG
- a CDS encoding PorP/SprF family type IX secretion system membrane protein: protein MKKHLFILFFLLGATVAVAQQRAISSQYMTNYFLLNPAVAGYEKDLNVKAGFRNQWVGFEGAPKTFYVSGETALFQHQRSRGNRRRLKAFHGAGGYAYTDKTGPTTRSAVLASYAYHVPLSRELFLSSGVFAGFQQFKFDPNKVQLADNSNGIDPVTSSGMINSFMPDLTIGTFLHSEQFYVGISLFQVLGNKIFEAENTTDASRLTRHLYMSGGYNFDVQKNITVSPSLLLKYAGPAPLQADLNVKGIYSFTKRKKTKADDQVWAGLSYRTQDALVGLVGCQFLGQYQVSYSYDITVSPMRNYSSGSHEIMVGYRLKM, encoded by the coding sequence ATGAAAAAGCACCTGTTCATCTTATTCTTTCTGCTTGGCGCCACTGTTGCAGTGGCCCAGCAGAGGGCAATATCCAGTCAGTACATGACGAACTATTTCCTGCTGAACCCGGCGGTGGCCGGGTATGAAAAGGACCTGAACGTGAAAGCGGGTTTCCGGAACCAGTGGGTAGGGTTTGAGGGCGCGCCCAAGACATTCTACGTGAGTGGGGAAACGGCGCTCTTCCAACACCAACGGTCCCGCGGAAACCGCAGAAGGCTCAAAGCCTTTCACGGGGCCGGCGGGTACGCCTACACCGATAAAACCGGCCCTACTACCCGGTCGGCGGTGCTGGCGTCCTATGCCTACCACGTGCCTTTGAGCCGCGAACTGTTTCTTTCCTCCGGCGTTTTTGCCGGGTTTCAGCAGTTCAAGTTCGACCCTAACAAGGTACAATTGGCAGACAATTCAAACGGCATTGACCCGGTAACCAGCAGCGGCATGATCAACTCCTTTATGCCCGACCTCACCATTGGTACTTTTCTGCACAGCGAGCAGTTTTATGTAGGCATTTCTTTGTTTCAGGTACTGGGCAACAAGATATTTGAAGCCGAGAATACCACCGATGCCAGCCGCTTAACCCGGCACTTGTACATGTCTGGGGGCTATAATTTTGACGTGCAGAAGAACATCACTGTGTCTCCCTCCCTGCTGTTGAAATATGCCGGCCCCGCCCCGCTGCAGGCAGACCTGAACGTGAAAGGTATTTACAGCTTCACCAAGCGGAAGAAAACCAAAGCGGATGACCAGGTATGGGCCGGCCTTTCTTACCGTACCCAGGATGCCCTGGTAGGCCTGGTGGGTTGTCAGTTTCTGGGCCAGTACCAGGTGTCTTACTCCTATGACATCACGGTCTCCCCGATGCGCAACTACAGCTCCGGCTCCCATGAGATTATGGTGGGCTACCGCCTGAAAATGTAA
- a CDS encoding cold-shock protein has protein sequence MKNGKVKFFNDSKGFGFIKDAESNEEYFVHVSNLVDEIRENDDVTFELKEGRKGLNAVNVKLA, from the coding sequence ATGAAAAACGGTAAAGTAAAATTCTTCAATGATTCCAAAGGTTTTGGCTTCATTAAAGACGCAGAATCCAATGAGGAGTATTTCGTACACGTGTCTAACCTAGTGGACGAAATCAGAGAAAATGATGATGTAACTTTTGAGCTGAAAGAAGGCCGCAAAGGTTTGAACGCTGTAAATGTGAAACTTGCTTAA